A stretch of DNA from Triticum dicoccoides isolate Atlit2015 ecotype Zavitan chromosome 2A, WEW_v2.0, whole genome shotgun sequence:
gagactcatctccggtcaataaccaatagcggaacctggatgctcatattggttcctatatattctacgaagatctttatcggtcaaaccacataacggtatacgttgttccctttgtcatcggtatgttacttgcccgagattcgatcgtcggtatctcaatacctagttcaatctcgttaccggcaagtctatttgattgttccataatgcatcatcccacaactaactcattagtcacattgcttgcaaggcttatagtgatgtgcattaccgagagggcccagagatacctctccgacaatcggagtgacaaattctaatctcgatctatgccaactcaacaagtaccatcggagacacctgtagagcacctttataatcacccagttacgttgtgacgtttggtagcacacatagtgttcctccggtatccgggagttgcataatctcatagtcatatgaacatgtattagtcatgaagaaagcaataacaacaaactaaacgatcatcgtgctaagctaacggatgagtcaagtaaatcacatcattctccaatgatgtgatcccgttaatcaaatgacaactcacgtctatggttaggaaacataaccatcattgattcaacgacctagtcaattagaggcatactagtgacactctgtttgtctatgtatccacacatgtactaagtttccggttaatataattctagcatgaataataaacatttatcatgatataaggaaatataaataacaactttattattgcctctagggcatatttccttcactctaccGCACACTCAAGTCATTGTGAGAGCTAGGCAAACCAAATAACGAATGCCATATCCAGAGATCCTTCATTGCAATTGCCTCAAGAATGACCGTTGGATTGATTCAGTGGCCTTTGTGCTGACCCTTCCACCCCGTAGGACAATTATTTCATGTCTACTGCATATAGTCAAGTGATCCAAGCATCCATGACCATCCTCGTGCTTCACTCTTTGTCACCAGCCTCTGGGTGTTTTCCttgttgggtgttctcaagtacccCGGTCCAAAAACATTGATCACTGCTTTAGTGAACCTTCGAATGACATTCAAGATTTTGTCTTCACCATTGCGGGCATAGTATCAACTGCATCGGCCGAACGCCCAGATGCCAAGACTTGAACAGCCCCAGTGCACTTCATCAGAGGGGTTGCACTTATCTCTCCGCTTGCATTTCTCCGAAGCTTGAACCAGTCATCATACTTCTCAACGGTTTTTGCAATGGTAAAAAAAATACTTGCGTGCATCTGAAAGCGCCGGCGAAAGTGCTTCTCCGTATAGGTTGGATTTGGACCAAAGTAGCCTCTCATGATCTTGGCATGGCCCTCCGCTCTGTCCCGGTTGATGTGTATGCGGCCAAGCTGCAATCCTCTCCTAAGCCGCCGAATATCGTCATTGGAAATCATGCCTAAAATGGTTTGAAAGTcttcgtcgtcttcttcctcttcggatgACGATGAGTCCTCGAAGACCATCTCCCTACACATCTTCATATTGAATTCAAACCGCTTGGTTCAATCCAAATGGCTTGGTTCAAAACGAAACGAATGAAAAAACTAACCTAGGCAAACCGATGTACACTTGCAGTGCAATGTTGGTGCATCGACCAGTTGTCGTTGTTTTGGCCCAATCGGCGGGTGACAACGCATGGGAGTGACATGCAGCGGTGCACAAGTAACATAAGATGCGATGGCTGCCAAAGAGGAAGAAGATTCGAAGCAATCTGACGAATCGGTAATGGCGATGACGGCGACGTTTCTCCTTGATTCCGACAACGGCGAACATGCTTTCAGAATGGTGGCGAGGGCCAAGGAAGGCAATGAGATAGTGGCGTGGCCGGTGGACGGTCGACGGGAGGTGCATCGGCGAAAAGGCAGTGCCGGGGGAGAGGCGCAAGAGGGGTTAAGTTTTTTCCCCGAGCAGTAGCAGTCAAATAAATTTAAGCGCCAGATAGGAGGCGGAGTAAAAATAATCTCGCTCTATTCGGTTTAAGGGATCGGCTAGGTGCCGATTAGAGGAGTACAACCAAAATTTACTTCTCTAACGCTGGATAGGGGATCGGTTAAAGTTGGCCTGATTGATCTGTTGTCGCTCTTTCCGTTGGACATTGATCTTTGCCCTTTGTCAGATGAGTCCCACGAGAAATGACCAGAATACCCCCGGCCACCAGATTGACCTCGCACGCAGCAACgccaggagacggcggcggcgcccTCCCAACGTCTTCTTCCACGCCAAAACCTTCAACAAATCACCGCGAGCGATTCCAATCACAAATCCCACAAAAACTCAATCCTGGCACAATCATCAGGCAACAAGGAAGAAAGAGTCGTCGCCTCCACGCGCTTACCCAACCGCGTCCCCCAATCTCCCCTACTTATATACTACCTGTCTCGCCACAATCCAGCATCCAATCCGACCTCGCCGCTGCAGTCCCgctcctcctcgccgtcgccgccggaaTCCCCTCCCTTGGAGCCACCAGCACCAGCAGCACCAGCAAAGCAAGCCGCCTGACTCTTGCGATGGGTTCGGGGAGCCGCGCGGCGTCGTGCCTGTGCTGCCCGTTCAAGTGCCTGGCGTGCGGGCTCTTCAGCTGCCTCTGCAGCATCCTCGTCTCCCTCCTCGTCACCGCGGGggtcctcgccctcatcctctactTCGTCTTCCGCCCGCAGATGATCGCCGCCACTGTCGACTCGGCCTCCCTCGCCCAGTTCGCGCTCGGCACCCCGGCCAGCCCCGCGCTGCTCCAGTACAACCTCACGCTCGCCATGACGGTGCGCAACCCCAACAAGCGGGTGGGCCTCTACTACGACAACGTCGAGGCCCTCGCGCTCTACGACGGCCAGCGCTTCGGGTTCGCGCCCCTCGACCCCTTCTTCCAGGGCCACCAGGCATCCACGGAGGTGAAGCCGGCGTTCGGCGGCCAGCAGGTGCTGGAGGGGGACGTCACCCAGTCCAACCTCAGGACGCAGCTGGCGGGAGgcgcggtggaggtggaggtgaaGCTCAACGCCAAGCTCCGCGTCAAGGTGTGGGCGTTCAAGGTGCCCGGGCCCCGCGCCAGGATCAGCTGCCCGCTCTCCCTCCCCGCCCcaggcgccgccgccggcgcccccGCATTCAAGCCCACCGACTGCAAAGTCTGGTTCTGATTCGATTCTCCACCATTGGGGAATCTGATCTTCGATTCGATTCGATCGGTTGGTTGCGGGATGCTCTTGCTCTGCATCGCCCGCCgtggtctttctagagattttcacTGTCTAGTAGTAGTACCAGTCGCATTTTGTTGGCTATATGCACATATTATGGATCGGTGGTAGAGATCAATCGTTCTTTGGTTCTTTGTTAGCAGTACTACTATTACTACTACTACCTGTTGTTGGTTATATTCAGATTTCTTTCATTCAGACTCTGCTGTTGCATTCATCGATATCTCTGCTGATGTATTCATTCATACTCCTGCTACTACTTGTTGGTTCATCGCGACTCGTTCGGGTGAATGAAGTCAAGTGCGAGTGCGACCAACTTCTTTATCCGTTCGGGTGAATGACTAAACCCGCACGGCAGTCGAGCGCGGGACGAGTTCGCACGAAAACACGTCCAGCTTTTTTATCTGTTTTTCAGTGTTTATCTGCCGCGGCGAAATTTCGTGTATTTACGTTTTTGAGAAGTTGTTCGAGATCTGACTCTAGTTTGTAAAAATTTCAGAATCTGAACCTTTTCCTATCGTCCAGGGGTATAACAGCCTACCACCGAAGGTCTCTGGCGGTAGGATTCCACGCCATATTGCAAAAGAATTCTAAGTTTCAGACACAGTGTGTCTATGCACCTACCATCGAGCACCTTGGCGGCGCCATCCCCTGGATGTGTTGTGCTGACGTGGTCAATTTTCTTACCGTCGGAGGCCTTGGCGGTAGGCTGCTATATACTACCGCCGAGGGGTATGGCGGTAGGAGAAGGGTCAGATCTCGAACAACTTCTCGAAATGGGTCAAAACATAAAATTTAGCCTCGTGAATCTATCTACTCCTATCTGAATACTGGTGCCAAACTATTAGCGCTTTGCTCTGAATGAAATGATGTTGGTGGCCTGAAACTGAAGGCCAGTTTGGCAGAGAGAGGCAGACCAAGGAGATTAGCTGGCCAGTAGTACTGTGTCCACATGCCGGCCGGTCCCCGTGGTGGATACTTGCTGACAAAAGGAAGGAGGACCGTGGCGGCTGGCAATGGCCGTGCATTCAGAGTTGAGTAGAGTAGTGTGCACATGGTTCATTCAATCTTGGGCCAGTGAGTGCTCCGTCGCGACTGCATCAGGAATGCACTACAGCCGTCCGACTAGGAATCTACATTGTAGTTTTTCTGCGAGTACCATTAATACTCGTGTGTTTATCTGCCGCGCCGTCAGAACTCACTTTGCTCCGCCCAGATTAGCCGACATGGGCATCGCAGCAACGGCAGTTGTTGAGATATAGATATAGCATGTATATTTCTTGTACAACAAGCCCTCCTCCTTCCATGTATAGTAGAGGACGTGGCTTTCCTATGTGTGTGTGTNNNNNNNNNNNNNNNNNNNNNNNNNNNNNNNNNNNNNNNNNNNNNNNNNNNNNNNNNNNNNNNNNNNNNNNNNNNNNNNNNNNNNNNNNNNNNNNNNNNNNNNNNNNNNNNNNNNNNNNNNNNNNNNNNNNNNNNNNNNNNNNNNNNNNNNNNNNNNNNNNNNNNNNNNNNNNNNNNNNNNNNNNNNNNNNNNNNNNNNNNNNNNNNNNNNNNNNNNNNNNNNNNNNNNNNNNNNNNNNNNNNNNNNNNNNNNNNNNNNNNNNNNNNNNNNNNNNNNNNNNNNNNNNNNNNNNNNNNNNNNNNNNNNNNNNNNNNNNNNNNNNNNNNNNNNNNNNNNNNNNNNNNNNNNNNNNNNNNNNNNNNNNNNNNNNNNNNNNNNNNNNCTACATGGTATAGAGCCTCTACGATCCCCTGCCCTAGCTGCGTGGCCGCCGCTTCCTAGCCGCCGCCGCTAGTTTTCTCTTGCACGCCCGCGCCGCTGATCCAATCGCCGCCGCCGTGCTTCCCTCGATCGCCCCTGCTACTCGCGTTCTCCACCACATCGCTAGCGCCTGCCCTCCCACCGCTTCCGCTCGCCCCGCACGCCGCTAGCTTCTTCCGCTCGCTGcccacccaaaccctaaccctacccaGCCACCTCCGAACCCGCTGCCATGTTTGGTTTCGATCTCTCCAACTGATCCGCCGCCTCCACTCCTCCGGCTGTGCGTCCACCAAACCCCTTCGACTCCTCCGCCGGCTCCTCCGCTGCCACTCTGCCAGATCCTGCCTACATCCGCGATGTTCCCATCGAACGCCGCGTCCCGGTCATCCTCTCTCACAAAGAGGCGAACTTCTATGCGTGAAAGACGTACTTCAATCTTCTCTTTCGTGAGTATAACCTGCAGGATCACATTGACGGCACCGCCAACCTCTTCATCCTCAACCGCGACGCCGACTGGCTGGCGATCGACGCCACCATCATCAGGTGGCTCTTCCTCACCGTGTCCAAGGACATCTTTCACACCGTCGTTCGCAACAAGGACGATGCCTGCACGGTGTGGAACAAGATcatcggcctcttcaccgacaacaagctccAACGGATCGTCTTTCTGCAGCAGGAATTTTTCGGGTGTCACCAAAACGACTCCTCCGTCGATGACTACTGCATGCGCCTCaagaccctctccgacgagctcaacgACATCGGCTTCAAAGTGGGCGACGAGTCGCTCCTCTCCACCCTCACCGCCAGCCTCAAAGAGGACCtcggcaacgccgcctccaacctcaccctcatggCGAACCCCACCTACGAGCGCGCGGTGGCATATCTCCGTCTCGAGGAACGCCGGTTGAAGCATCTTCGCTCTCGTGCCGTTCACACTGCCTTCGCCGCCGGCTACACGCGCAGTGGGCCCGCACCCGCGGGCGCATCTCTAGGCTTTCCGCCGCCGTTCTCGGCGCCTCGGCCTGCGGCTCCACCTACGCCGCCCGCCGTCTACGGCGCTCCGTATCAACAGTGGCCCCCGGCTCTTCCCCAACACCCGCCGACgccgcagcagcaacagcagcagccgcGCCAGCGGCGCCGCGGCCGCGACAaaggccagcagcagcagcaccagcCATGCGCTGGGCCTCCTCAGCAGCAGCCGACGCCACCTTGGTGGGGCGGCTCCAACCCCTGGACGGGAGTCGTGCACGCCTACACCATGCCCGTGCCTCGCCCCCCTGCTCCGAGCCTCCTCGGGCCTGGACCCTCTGGCCATCAGGCCTTCTTCGCCGGCCAACACTCGGGCCTGGGTGCTTCGCCGACCTACTACCCCCCGCTCCGGTTGGCTATGGTGGGCCGAACCCTAGAGCTGGGGTGACCGGCTCCTCGGGCTACCCTGCGCTGGTCTCCTATGACCCGGCTCTCCTCGCTGCACTTCATCAACAGCCTCCGGCCGGTGCTTATTCCGGAGGTGGCGACTGGTTTATGGACACCGGTGCATCATCACATATGGCCTCTTATCCGGGTAATCTCTCTTCTGTGTCTCCCATCCACACCTCTTCTCGTATCATTGTCGGTAATGGTGCCGGTCTCCCTATTACTCATGTCGGTTCCACTAGTTTTCCTTCCACCTCTAGGCCACTCTTTCTCAATAATGTTCTTGTGTCTCCTGAACTTATTCAGAACTTAGTCTGTGTTCGCAAACTTTCTCGTGATAACTCTGTCACTGTGGAATTTGACGAAGTTGGTTTCTCTGTTAAGGACGCCCTCACCCGGATGGTTCTTCACCGCTGTGACAGCCCTGGCAATATGTACTCCGTCCAGCCTTCATCATCTACATCTACTGGACCAGTTGCTCTTTCTGCCGGCGTCGATCTTTGGCACGCCCCTCTTGGTCATCCTAGCTCCAACGCACTTCGTCACATAGTTAGAGATTTTTCTTTTACATGTAATAAAACGGATGCGCACTCTTGTCACGCATGCCGTCTAGGCAAacatgttcgtcttccttttagctCTTCATCCACAGTTGCATCGTTACCTTTTGAGTTAATCCATAGTGATGTCTGGACCTCTCCCGTTGCTAGTAATACTGGTttttcatattatcttgttatcttagatGATTATTCTCACTTTGCATGGACCTTTCCATTACGTAAGAAGTCCGCAGTTGCTGCCACTCTCATTGCCTTCTACTCTTACGTGTCTACGCAATTTGGTCGTCCCATTCTTTCTTTACAAACTGACAACGGGAAAGAGTTTGACAACACCACCATTCGCAACCTTCTTTCCACCCATGGCACAATTTTCCGACTCACATGCCCTTACACTTCTCAGCAGAACGGTCGGGCTGAACGCATCCTTTGCACTCTTAACGATTGCGTCCGTACCCTCTTATTCCATGCTTACATGCCTCCCCGTTTCTAGCCCGATGCTCTTGCTACTGCCACCCTCCTCATTAACCTACGTCCTTGTCGCACCCGTTGGAATTTTACACCACATCACCTTCTCTTTGGGTCTCCACCCTCATATGACGGTCTTCGCATTTTTGGTTGTCTCTGTTACCCCAGTACTATTGCCACATCTCCTCATAAACTTGCTCCTCGTTCCCTCCCGTGTGTCTTTCTCGATTACCCGGCTAACACCAAGGGCTATAGGTGCTATGATCCGGTTTCTCACCGTGTCATCACCTCCCGGCATGTTTATTTCGACGAGTGTTCTTTTTCGTTTAAACAGGAACAACATGCGACTTCTCCTTCGGTGCATGGCCCCCCCTTGGCCGACTCTGTCCGCCTCGGCTCTCTGCCGCGGCGTGGTGCTCCTCCTGGCCGTTCGGTGTTACGGCTGCCGTCTGCTACCTTGCCGGCCTCGGCGGCATCTCCACCGACCTCACCGGCGTCTACACCGACCCCGCCGGCGTCTACACCGACCTCGCCGGCCTCGCCGGCCTCGTCCGCTTCTTCGCCGGCCTCTGCGACGGCCTCTACACTGGCGGGCTCGCCGGTCCTTTCGCCCGGCTCCACGGCCACACGCCTGGTTGCGCCGGCTTCTGCTAGGGCCTCTTCGCCCGGCCCGTCTTCGGCTACTGCCGACGGGTCCACTGGGGCCACCGTGGTCCAACCACTCGCCGGCCCCGTCACCCGGTCCCGCATGGGTATCTACCGACCGAgtgcacggtactcctcggaggaatATACCTGTGTGGCTTCGACGTCTACGTCATCACCGTCACCCCTGTCGACCTCCGCCCGTACCGCGCTTCGCGACCCTTTGTGGTTTGCCGCGATGAAGGAGGAATTCGACGCGTTGCAGCGCAATCATACTTGGCAGCTTGTCCCACGTCCCCCACATGCCAACATCATTACCGGGAAGTGGGTTTTCAAGCACAAGTTTCATCCTGATGGCACCCTCGACCGCCACAAGGCGCGTTGGGTCGTTCGTGGTTTTCGTCAGCGCGCCGGTGTCGACTTCACAGATACCTTTGCCCCGGTAGTCAAACCCGGGACAATTCGGACTGTTCTTCAGCTTGCGGTCTCCCGCTCTTGGCCAGTGCATCAGATGGACGTCtctaatgcttttcttcatggtcatCTTGAGGAGCAAGTGTTCTGTCAGCAGCCTACGGGATTCGTCGACGAATCTTTTCCAGATAATGTGTGCTTGCTCTCTCGGTCTTTATATGGGCTTAAGCAGGCTCCTCGCGCGTGGTACCAGCGCATTGCTGCGTTCCTTCATCAGCTTGGATTTCGCTCCACTCGCTCCGATGCTTCCCTGTTTGTCTACCACCAGGGTGATGCCACTGCTTTTctgctgctctatgtcgacgatATCATCTTGACAGCATGCTCGACTGCTCTTCTTCGACAGCTCACTGATCGTCTTCGtgctgagttcgccatcaaggacttagGTCCTCTACACTATTTCCTCGGGATCGAGGTTATTCGCCGAGCCGATGGCTTCTTTCTTCACCAGCAGAAGTATGCTCATGAGCTTCTGGACCGTGCCGGGATGCTTAACTGCAAACCAGCTGCCACGcctgttgacacgaaggccaagcTCTCTGCCACAGATGGTTCTCCCGCTTCCGATGCTCCGTTCTACCGGTCGATTGTTGGTGCACTTCAGTACCTTACTCTTACCCGCCCAGAGCTTCAGTATGCCGTGCAGCAGGTGtgccttcatatgcatgctcctcgtgaCGCCCACTGGACCGCGGTCAAGCGCATTCTTCGCTATATCCGCGGCACTTTGGATCTCGGGTTGTCACTACAGGCGTCGACCTCTTTGGACTTGATTGCTtactctgatgctgactgggctggctgccccgacacgCGCCGCTCGACATCCGGCTATTGTGTCTATCTTGGGCCATCCCTCATCTcctggtcgtccaagcggcagcccgTTGTCTCCCGCTCCAGCGCTGAAGCGGAGTATCACGCCGTCGCCAACGTTGTTGCTGAGTGTTCCTGGCTTCGTCAACTTCTCCATGAGCTTTTGTCTCCGGTTGATAAGGCCACAATTGTCTATTGCGACAACGTCTctgcggtctacctctccgccaacccggttcatcatcgacgcaccaagcacattgagattGATATCCACTTTGTTCGGGAGCAGGTTTCTCTTGGTCATGTACGCGTGCTACATGTCCCTAGCTCCCAGCAGTTTGCTGacatcatgaccaagggcttgtcTACTGCATCCTTTGAGGAGTTTCGTTCCAGTCTTTGCGTCGACCATGGTGCCGCNNNNNNNNNNNNNNNNNNNNNNNNNNNNNNNNNNNNNNNNNNNNNNNNNNNNNNNNNNNNNNNNNNNNNNNNNNNNNNNNNNNNNNNNNNNNNNNNNNNNNNNNNNNNNNNNNNNNNNNNNNNNNNNNNNNNNNNNNNNNNNNNNNNNNNNNNNNNNNNNNNNNNNNNNNNNNNNNNNNNNNNNNNNNNNNNNNNNNNNNNNNNNNNNNNNNNNNNNNNNNNNNNNNNNNNNNNNNNNNNNNNNNNNNNNNNNNNNNNNNNNNNNNNNNNNNNNNNNNNNNNNNNNNNNNNNNNNNNNNNNNNNNNNNNNNNNNNNNNNNNNNNNNNNNNNNNNNNNNNNNNNNNNNNNNNNNNNNNNNNNNNNNNNNNNNNNNNNNNNNNNNNNNNNNNNNNNNNNNNNNNNNNNNNNNNNNNNNNNNNNNNNNNNNNNNNNNNNNNCTGCACGCGACGCGATGTGACGTGATGAGATTCGATTCCGCGCGAGTTGAGTTAGTTGGGGTGCGCGTCGCCAGGGCCGTGGTCGTTGAAATACGCCGACGAAACTGAAACGCTTCAAGGATAAGCTCCTCCCCGCCCAACTAACTCTTGCTGTGAGAGTGGTTTTGGGTGCGCCCGCCCTCGATGGCTCCGATGTCGCAGTGGCCGGCCGGCGAACCCAGATGTGGTAGTGGAACCCCACATGCCGGCCGGCCGGCCTATTCAGGCTACGGCATGCAGCCAAGACGACCCGACCTCTTTCTTTTCTCTAGTGTTCCTGTTCCCTTGTCACACCGTCACGTATAGCTTGTGCTATACAACTTCGCACCTTTCAACGGAAACCTTCTTGCCGTGAATGGAATGGATCAAGTTTTTGGCGCCGCCGTGGCGTGATGAAATTCACACGCCGCCCTTTTGCTTGTAGGGTTACGCAAGAAAAGCTTGCAAACCTTTTGCTTGTAGTATATGAGAGTGCGGTGGTGATGTTGCGTGCGGGTGCATAACCCTGGGAATAGTTTCAAATCCAGATTGAAACCAGGCCAAACCACTCAACTTTCCTTCCAGCcaccaatccaatccaatccaatcca
This window harbors:
- the LOC119357192 gene encoding NDR1/HIN1-like protein 10 encodes the protein MGSGSRAASCLCCPFKCLACGLFSCLCSILVSLLVTAGVLALILYFVFRPQMIAATVDSASLAQFALGTPASPALLQYNLTLAMTVRNPNKRVGLYYDNVEALALYDGQRFGFAPLDPFFQGHQASTEVKPAFGGQQVLEGDVTQSNLRTQLAGGAVEVEVKLNAKLRVKVWAFKVPGPRARISCPLSLPAPGAAAGAPAFKPTDCKVWF